The Bos taurus isolate L1 Dominette 01449 registration number 42190680 breed Hereford chromosome 16, ARS-UCD2.0, whole genome shotgun sequence genome includes the window TCCCCCTCAGGGCTTCGTACTTCCTGCTCCTTGTGTTCAGAATTCTCTGGTCATCACCTGGCCACTTCTTACCCATCAGCCAAAACTTCCTTCAGAGGTCACTCCTCGGGGGGGCCTTCTCTGGCCACCTTGCCCAAGCAGCTGCCTGATGCTCCCCCCATATGGCCTAGCAGTACCTGGTGGTACCTGGCTTACTCTCTAGCCTGTGTGTTTGCTGTTCAGTGTCCTGATGGACTGACAGTTCCAGGGGATCGGGAGCACACCTGGACCCCAGGTCTAGACCCTGCTGGATGCTCTGTTTCTGGCAGGACTGAGCAGGAAAGCTACGCACCAGACCTGAGCTGCCTCTTTTCATCCCACTCAGGAGAGGCCAGACTGGCTGATACCAGCCCGGTGGCCGCTGAGTGAGACCAGGTGGGGTCTCAGGCAGGAAGACTCAGGCTAAGCTGAAGAAGCTCGGAGGTGGGAAGGTGCTGATGTCCTGGGATCAGCTCAAATCCTGGGAAGGACCCCATTTACCAACTCCCCCCCTCCTTAGGGACACATGCAACTCAGCCTGGGGTGGGCTGCAAGATTTTGTGCACCACCCTTCCCAGACCTGATCCTGAAGGACATGGGCTTCTGACTCCAGGCCCTCCGTTCCCCCCGCCCACTCTCTCCCTGGATCAGTGAGTTTCCCACACCCTCACCTTAAATGCTATCCTGGTCGAGCCCAACTCCATTCCGGTTTCTCACCTGGTAATCTAGGTGGTGACGAGGGCTTGCCAGAGCATCTGCTCGGGTACTCTCAACCCAGGAGCCCACCCTGTCCCGAGTCCTTTGGAGGAACTCCAAATCAGGCTTGGCTCCGCGGTGCCCCAAACCATCCACCCTTGAGCCACGAGGGCTCCAGGCCAGAACTCCTTCCTGGGGAGGAAGCCCCCTCGGGGGTCCAGTGAGCGGCGCAAACTCACATGCACTCCGCAGCCTCCCTGTGAGAGCAGCAACTGCAGGCAGGCGAGGTGGCCGGTGGCGGCGGCGTCGTGGGCCGGCGTGGCGCCGTTGCGCGCGCGGGCCGCAGCGGGCAGACCGGCCTCCTCCACCAGGAAGCGCAGACAGTGCAACTTGCCGGCGCGGGCAGCGTGGTGCACTGGCAGCGCGTCCAGCGGGTCGCGCAGCGAGGGCCCCAGCAGGCGGGCGGCGTGCAGGGACCGCAGCACGTCCAGGTCGCCCTGGCGCGCCGCCTGCATCGCCTGCTCCAGGGCCATGGTGCCGCCTGCGGCGCCGCGACCCGGGCTCAGCGCGTCCCCCGAGGCGCCATAAGCCCTTCCTCGGGCACAGGGAGAGCCGGCGGCCGGGCCGTCGGGGCCTGCGAGTCGGGAGGCGGAGCGGCTGCCGGCCCGGCCTCTGTCCCGCGTTGCCCAGCCGGCTCAGCTCGGCCTCCGCCGCGCTCTGGGGCAGGGGGCACCCGCGGCGCCCGGCTTAAGGCTCgagcctgccccctcccccgccccgcccccgccccgccctcgaCTCCGCCTCCGCTCCGAGCGCTCGACTGCAGCCACAGGGGCGGTGCGCCCAGGGACTTCTCTCCTAATTTATTATACTCCGGTCAGAACGGAGACCCCAGAGGGTGATCAGACTGGGTTCGAATTCGAGAGCCGTCCAGAGCGTCCAGACGAACTCATTCATCAATCCCGTGCCAGTTGGAGGCGCTGGGGACACAAGCCAGCAAACAGTGACCGTGTGATCAGAACAGGAAAACGGGGAGCTAGGGAGTGAGTTGTGGAGGCTACGTGGGCAGCCGGGGAAGGGCCTTCTGGGAAGGGGCGGTGGGCTGGGCTTTATTCGAAGGCGCACAGAGGAAAGCCCCAGGCCTGAGAGACTTGGGGAGCAAGGGCCACGCACCAGGAACCGGCCTAACAAGTCCTTAAGGGTTCTGGGTCTATGCCTTGGAGGGTGGGACGGGTGCTGGGCCCTCAGCCTTTCTGGGTCCCCCAGACCCCAATAACTGTCCTCAGATTTCAGATTTCCCGAGGAAGGgtgagaaagaaggggaaaaagacaggaaggcctggtgtactCTGGTTTCTGGTCCTAGAGACCCTGGGCTCAGAGAGCGCCCAGAGGTACCCTCCGGGGTGGGGGAGTCAACTGTGAGCTTGGGGCCCTGAGGCTGCCAAATAAATAGAGACAGAGAAGCAGGCTGCAAGGGCTGGGGAGCGGGAGGGGGCGGGCACAGGGGAGGCACTCCAGAGCAGTCATCTGGGGAGCAGGCCTGGGACCCCTCCGCAAGGGTGCAGGATGGCCCTGGGAGGGCAGTGGGCCAGAAGAGCACACTTGCACcaatctgcctgcctgcctggccaGAAGCCCTTCGTGGGAGCTGGAGGGAGGCCCCGTGGGCTGGACAGGAGAAAGAACTGCTGGAAGACGGGCTGTGTAGCTGTAAGAACTCGATCAGCACACCCGGTGACCTTGAAACATCCGGTGTCCTTCCTCCTGATGGGAGTGGCCCTTCCTCACCACCTCCCCACTGGAGCCCTGCGAGTGCTCTGCCAGGGGCTGCTTTACCCAATGGCTAGTGGGACAGGCACAGGATGGTGCTGGAAATGCCTAGagtgaagtgtgtgtgtatgtgtgtgttttagttgctcaattgtgtccaactctttgtgaccccatggactgcaccacgccaggcttccctgtctatcaccaacccccaaagcttgctcaagctcatgtccattgagttgatgatgccatccaaccatctcatcctctgtcgtccctttctcctactgccttcaatctttcccagcatcagggtcttttccagtgagtcagttcttctcatcaggtggccaaagtattggagcttcagcttcagcatcagtcctcctaatgaatattcaggactgatttccttcagaatggactggttggatctctttgcagtctaagggattctcaagagtcttctccaataccacagttcaaaagcatcagttcttcggtgctcagttttctttacggtccaactctcacatctgtacatgactactggaaaagccatagctttgactagacagacctttgtggacaaagtcaagtctgctttttaatagaacAGTGGGTGTCCAATTACCTGGGGCCACCACTAAGTGGCGCCACATGCAGTGGACTTGGAGTGTCAtgagattagtcgctcagtcctgtccaactctccgcaatcctatggactgtagcccagcaggctcctctgtctgtggggattctccaggcaagaatactggagtgggtttccatgccctcttccggggcatattcccaacccagggatcaaacccaggtctcttgccttgcaggaggattcttttccatctgagccacaaggtacCCTCCTAAACTGGATCTTCTGGGCCTCAGTGGCCATATGGGTTTCTAGCCACTACCACCACACCAACCCATCTCACTCCCCCATGGGACCTGTGACTGCTGGGGTCTAGGACCCTTACCCAGTGGTTTTCAGACCAGGGGAGGGAAGAGTCTTAGCCTGGCAGCGTCAGCGATTCAGCTGACACTTGGTGCCTGCTAGAGCAGCCCTCCTACAGCCTACATAGTGGCAAGTGTACCCTGAGTGTTAGGGGTACTTTGAGGACAAAGAACTAAAGTGGCTTCTCTTTTCTGGGGGGTGGTACACCacacggcatgtaggatcttccccaaccagggaacgaactcatgccccctgcattgagaacaCAGAGtattaaccactagatcaccagtgAAGCCTGTAAAATAGCTTATCTTGAAGGCCCCTCCCTGTgctttctccattaaaaaaaaaaatccctgcaaTTCTTATCCTTTCTTCCAAGGGGCCCCTCATTCCTGGACACTCTCATGTATCACATGGTTTTATCATTCTGGGGATCAGATCACAGTGATGTGCTGCTGTTATGACACTGATCAAGGCAGAAGAGCTGTCCCTCCCACTGCCCATAAGGACACCTCCATAGGAGTCACCTGTGAGCACCCATCCTTGCTGACCGTCTTCTCAGACTCCTTTCTGAGGATGCCACTCAAAGTCAGGCTGAGATACAGgccttctctgtcctttttgGGCTGCACTGTGTCCACTGGATCCTCCCAAGCATCTCTAGAGAGCCCATTACCAGCAAGAACACAGTTTTGGAAGACCTAACACTTACCAGGCATCATGCCAAGCTTCATCTGCATATTTAATCCCACAGGGATGCTATGAGAGAGGCACAACACTACCCCCATTTCACAGCTGAGAAAGCAGGCACATGGaggttctttttgttttgcttattgcTTTGGTTTTTAACttaattgtaattttttaatttatatttggctgcagtgggtcattgttgtggcacacagactttctccagttgtggtgcactgacttctcattgccatggcatctcttgttgcagaacacaggcactaggagcatgggcttcagtagatgtgacacacgggcttacctgctccatggcatgcaggatcttccaggaccagggattgaacccatatcccctgtgTTGGCggatggattcttatccactggatcaccagggaagtcctggttttgctttttattttatcttgccCGAGATGACACAAATAGTAAGGGGCAAAGCTCAGAGGCAATGCTCCTGtgcctttccttcttccctctgccCCTGAAGTTCCCTCTGCCCAGAGCACCTCCAGTGTCCCCCGCCCTCCAGATATCAGTTTAGGGGCTCCCTCCTCCACCTGGAGATTCTTCTGCTGGGGTCAGGCATCTGCCCATCCCAGTTACGTGGAAAACACCTGTTCAGACCCATCTCCCCACTCAAGGGCAAGGACCCAGGTGAAATGTGTCCCCGCTGAACCCTAAGTGGTCTCAGCTTCCTTAAAGCCTGGATCCCCGAATTCTGTCCACTGGGTTGTCTTACCTAAGTTCCCTTGCTTATAAATGACTCCTTTCTCCAGATAAACCAGCAAAACCCCCAGAACTCTTCTGACGAAGGGAACAGCCATGGCGGACTAGAGGAGGGACTTTAAAATCTGGGGTAgggattcccctggtggtccagtggttaagaatcttcctgccaatgtaggggcacaggtttgatccctagtccggtaagatcccacatgctgcagagcaatgaagccatgtgccacaattactgagcctgtggtctagagccCAGGAGTTGAAACTGCAGAGCCCACGCGCCACAATACCGAAGCCTGCAgagtctagagcctgtgctccactcTTAGAGAAGCCATggtaatgagaagcccatgtaccccACCTacagagtagcctccacttgccacaaccagagaaagcccacacagctatgaagatccagtgcagccaaaagtaaataaacaaacacaattaaaaaggaaaggttaaaaaacaaacaaaacagaactagGGTAACTGGAATTTCCtcgcagtccagtgattagggctctgtgcttccacttcaggaaGCGTTGATTCGATCCTAGGTTGGGGATCTAAGATTCCGCATATGCTGCaggacataaataaataaataaatagttaaagtgaaagtcactcagtcgtgtacgactgtttatgatcccatggactatacagtccatggaattctccaggccagaatactggagtgggtagcctttcccttctccaagggatcgtctcaacccagggattgaaaccaggtctccagcattgcaggtggattcttcaccagctgagccaaagggaagcccaaataaataaaatttggggTAACTGAAAAGGGAGTTTTCTCCCCCACCCTTTAGGCTTCAAAATGGTGGTCCACAGACATGGACAGGGCTGTTCTAGGAAGAACCTTCTTCCCCAGGAGTCAGGTTCAGGGTCTCTCAGCCAGGATGCAGATGTTGGTGCAGGGAGGGGGGCTGTTGGTACAAAGACAAATGAGCCAGTGTATGTGGCCCAGGTGTGGTAGGTGGGGATCAGTGAGGGATCCATGAGGTCCCTTTCTTTGAGCCCCTAAAGAATCATTAATGACCTCGGAGGAGACCAGCTCATAGGAGCTCTGAGCTCAACGACTGGAGGAGACAGTGGCTTAGGCATCCCCAGGCCCTACTCCACTAAATATGCCGATTTATTCTAATAGCTAGCAcagtcatcggagaaggcaatggcactccactccagtactcttgactggaaaatcccatggactgaggaacctggtaggctgcagtccatggggtcgctaagagtcagacacgactgagcgacttcactctcacctttcactttcatgcattggagaaggaaatggcaacccgctccagtgttcttgcctggagaatcccaggggcggtggagcctgatgggctgccgtctatggggtcgcagagagtcggacactactgaagcgacttagaagcagcagcaacagcagcacagTCATGGAGTGTAAAAGGGGTGAGAGCCAAACGGCCCTTAGGGTACAGCATGTATTCCACACAAGGTAGTCAGTCAGGTCTGGGCAGCACGAACTCCCCGACTCGCCAGGTTGCTCGTCCTTTTCCTGCATGGCGCGCTGCCCTCTCAAGCCCTGCGGGGGGAGCACGCGGCCTGGGGACTTCGGCCAAACGTCGAAGGTGGGGCTCGGAGATGGGTTGGTGGAGGGGATGGGCCCCCTCCAGCACTCGGGACAGCGCCGGTCGGCTCCACCCTGTGGTTCCTCCTCTCGGCCGGCCGGGGTCCGTGGGTCCAGCCCGCCCTCCTCCCGTGGGTCGGCCTGGCGGTCCGCCGTGCTGGCCGTTGCGCGGCCAGCCGGTTGAGGGCGGGCAGCCTCGAGCAGATGGGCGGGGGACGCCCAGCCAGTTTGCGGCAGCAACGGCCACGCGGCGCGGAGGCGGGCCCGGGGGCCGCTGGGGCCCGGGCGGGCAGGGAGAGACTGCGCCCAggaccgccccgccccgcccgtcACGTGAGCTCCGACTGTCCCGCGGGTGGGAGCCCGGAGGTGGAGCCAGTGAAATGAAAATGAGCTCCGAGTGCTCCTGGGTTGCCTCGtcttctttgggcctcagtttccctatgcAAAACCGAGGACGAGGGTGTGGGGGCAGGTGTTCCCTTAGTCGGTGAAGGCTGGAGGACTCTATGGAGCCGCAGGGGGCTTAGTCCTGCCTGGCCAATTTCCAGCCGTTGGAGCCGGGGCAAGTTGAGATCTCTTTCcgggcctcagtctccccttcCAGCCCCGCAAGCCAACTGATGGGGCGAGGAGTCCCTCCCCGTAGTAGAAACCTGAGCTGAGTAGTAACTCCCTGACGCCGGGGACTTGGGGGTCCCGCCGCCCCTGGGTCCCCTGCCCAGGCCCAGGGCGGGGCTCAGAGGAGCCGCTGATCTCGAACGAGAGAAGAAAGGCGTCGCTGGACAAGGAAGGGCAAGGGCCTGGCCCCAACCTCTTCCCTCCAgcccacacacacccccgcagGTTCTCTGGGAGGAAGGCGCCCCAGGCCCGCGACCCCGCCGCAGATGGGACGCCAAGGCCTGGAGCGGGATCCCGGGGGCCCCGCCGtcccccctcccgcccccaccccgagcAGGAACAAAGGCGGAGGTGGGACCCACAGGCTGCCTGACtccgcggggcggggcggggcgggcccgCTGCCTCCTTAAAGCCCGGCTGCAGGCGTGGCGCGCGCACCACTGGCTCCGGCTCTGGTCGTGCACCGGACCTCCCTGCGGGCCTCGGTCTTCTTTCGGTGTCCGCGCGCTCGCGCGCAGGTCTCCACCGGCCGGCCCCACAGCGGCGCCACTTTCCCGCCGAGAATGGGGCTGCCTCGGAGGGCAGGGGACCCGGCGGAGCTGCGCAAGGTAGGAGCCAGGGGACTGGCGTCTGGGGGCAGAGCGGCGAGGGCTGGGGCCTGGACGTAACCTCGGCCTACACGCCCGCCTGCAGAGCCTGAAGCCGCTGCTGGAGAAGCGGCGCCGCGCACGCATCAACGAGAGCCTGAGCCAGCTCAAGGGGCTTATTCTGCCgctgctgggcagggaggtgagtGCTGGGGCCTCGGGGCTCCGCCGGGCGCACTGGGGCTGGGGGTAGGGGTCCCTGGGCGCGGGGCGAGGAGGCCAGGCGGGCAGAGATCCTCTTGCCCCAGGAGCCGATAAGGGGCCAACGTGCGGCGCCCAAGGCTCGGGGAGGCCACCCACCGCGGGCCACGGCGCGCGGAGCACCCAGCTCCTGGTAGCGCGGTGCTCACGGCAGCCTGCGGGAGGTCTGTCTTGTTTGTACGTTTCTCTGTCCCTTTCCTTCGTGGCCCGGCGCAGAGCTCCCGCTATTCTAAGCTGGAGAAAGCGGACATCCTGGAAATGACCGTGCGCTTCCTGCAGGAGTTGCCTGCGTCCTCCGGCCCGACGGCGGCGCCCAGTGAGtgaccccaccccgcccctgcccGGCCCCGCGGCCAGCGCTCCAGCCCGCGCCTGACGCCGCTCTCCGTCCGCAGCACCCTCCGACAGCTACCGCGAGGGCTACCGAGC containing:
- the HES2 gene encoding transcription factor HES-2 isoform 2 (isoform 2 is encoded by transcript variant 2); translated protein: MGLPRRAGDPAELRKSLKPLLEKRRRARINESLSQLKGLILPLLGRESSRYSKLEKADILEMTVRFLQELPASSGPTAAPSE
- the HES2 gene encoding transcription factor HES-2 isoform 1 (isoform 1 is encoded by transcript variant 1), yielding MGLPRRAGDPAELRKSLKPLLEKRRRARINESLSQLKGLILPLLGRESSRYSKLEKADILEMTVRFLQELPASSGPTAAPTPSDSYREGYRACLARLARVLPTCRVLEPAVSARLLEHLRRRAASATSDGGRSGDPCGPPAPSPPPAPSPSPPEPPRNSGLWRPW